Proteins from one Diorhabda carinulata isolate Delta chromosome 10, icDioCari1.1, whole genome shotgun sequence genomic window:
- the LOC130899055 gene encoding 5-formyltetrahydrofolate cyclo-ligase isoform X1, whose translation MNVIGRLMSTMDAIKTTKAIVRKRMEEKLASLSLQEKQKQSKIVREKLFQLDAFKNSKNVSIFLSMNSEIDTEPIVRKIFDSNKRCFVPRYNKKIMEMVELYSMEDWSTLPVTKWNIKQPSFEDGRINALDTGLDLIILPGVAFTREGDRLGHGGGYYDKFLDVICKEQPIPPILIALAFEEQVLDSLPTEKNDYKVDKVLFVD comes from the exons ATGAATGTTATTGGTAG GTTAATGTCAACAATGGATGCTATCAAAACAACTAAAGCAATTGTCAGAAAACGAATGGAAGAAAAATTGGCATCACTATCAttacaagaaaaacaaaaacaatctaAAATCGTTAGAGAAAAg cTCTTTCAATTAGAcgctttcaaaaattcaaaaaacgtCTCCATTTTTTTGAGTATGAACTCGGAAATAGACACCGAACCAatagttagaaaaatttttgattctaaTAAAAGATGCTTCGTTCCCAG gtataataaaaaaattatggaaatggTGGAGCTGTATTCCATGGAAGATTGGTCGACGTTACCTGTTACTAAATGGAATATAAAGCAACCTTCATTCGAAGATGGAAGAATTAATGCTCTAGATACAG GTTTGGACTTGATTATTTTACCGGGGGTGGCGTTTACCAGGGAAGGAGATAGACTGGGGCACGGTGGTGGATATTACGATAAATTTTTGGATGTAATTTGTAAAGAACAACCCATACCACCAATATTAATAGCTTTAGCTTTCGAAGAACAAGTTTTAGATAGTTTACCtactgaaaaaaatgattataaggTTGATAAAGTTCTTTTTGTAGATTGA
- the LOC130899055 gene encoding 5-formyltetrahydrofolate cyclo-ligase isoform X3 translates to MSTMDAIKTTKAIVRKRMEEKLASLSLQEKQKQSKIVREKLFQLDAFKNSKNVSIFLSMNSEIDTEPIVRKIFDSNKRCFVPRYNKKIMEMVELYSMEDWSTLPVTKWNIKQPSFEDGRINALDTGLDLIILPGVAFTREGDRLGHGGGYYDKFLDVICKEQPIPPILIALAFEEQVLDSLPTEKNDYKVDKVLFVD, encoded by the exons ATGTCAACAATGGATGCTATCAAAACAACTAAAGCAATTGTCAGAAAACGAATGGAAGAAAAATTGGCATCACTATCAttacaagaaaaacaaaaacaatctaAAATCGTTAGAGAAAAg cTCTTTCAATTAGAcgctttcaaaaattcaaaaaacgtCTCCATTTTTTTGAGTATGAACTCGGAAATAGACACCGAACCAatagttagaaaaatttttgattctaaTAAAAGATGCTTCGTTCCCAG gtataataaaaaaattatggaaatggTGGAGCTGTATTCCATGGAAGATTGGTCGACGTTACCTGTTACTAAATGGAATATAAAGCAACCTTCATTCGAAGATGGAAGAATTAATGCTCTAGATACAG GTTTGGACTTGATTATTTTACCGGGGGTGGCGTTTACCAGGGAAGGAGATAGACTGGGGCACGGTGGTGGATATTACGATAAATTTTTGGATGTAATTTGTAAAGAACAACCCATACCACCAATATTAATAGCTTTAGCTTTCGAAGAACAAGTTTTAGATAGTTTACCtactgaaaaaaatgattataaggTTGATAAAGTTCTTTTTGTAGATTGA
- the LOC130899055 gene encoding 5-formyltetrahydrofolate cyclo-ligase isoform X2, with protein MMMNFRLMSTMDAIKTTKAIVRKRMEEKLASLSLQEKQKQSKIVREKLFQLDAFKNSKNVSIFLSMNSEIDTEPIVRKIFDSNKRCFVPRYNKKIMEMVELYSMEDWSTLPVTKWNIKQPSFEDGRINALDTGLDLIILPGVAFTREGDRLGHGGGYYDKFLDVICKEQPIPPILIALAFEEQVLDSLPTEKNDYKVDKVLFVD; from the exons ATGATGATGAATTTCag GTTAATGTCAACAATGGATGCTATCAAAACAACTAAAGCAATTGTCAGAAAACGAATGGAAGAAAAATTGGCATCACTATCAttacaagaaaaacaaaaacaatctaAAATCGTTAGAGAAAAg cTCTTTCAATTAGAcgctttcaaaaattcaaaaaacgtCTCCATTTTTTTGAGTATGAACTCGGAAATAGACACCGAACCAatagttagaaaaatttttgattctaaTAAAAGATGCTTCGTTCCCAG gtataataaaaaaattatggaaatggTGGAGCTGTATTCCATGGAAGATTGGTCGACGTTACCTGTTACTAAATGGAATATAAAGCAACCTTCATTCGAAGATGGAAGAATTAATGCTCTAGATACAG GTTTGGACTTGATTATTTTACCGGGGGTGGCGTTTACCAGGGAAGGAGATAGACTGGGGCACGGTGGTGGATATTACGATAAATTTTTGGATGTAATTTGTAAAGAACAACCCATACCACCAATATTAATAGCTTTAGCTTTCGAAGAACAAGTTTTAGATAGTTTACCtactgaaaaaaatgattataaggTTGATAAAGTTCTTTTTGTAGATTGA